Below is a genomic region from candidate division SR1 bacterium Aalborg_AAW-1.
CTAGGTTCGTCGTAATCTGATCTACGATTGTCACCAGAGACTAGGATGTATTCGATTTTTCCTGCTTGATACAATCTCACGGCATGTTCTATTCTTTTGAGAAAAAAGAGATTCTGACCACCATTCACGGTTGATTTACTGGTTCAGAAAATGAGTCACACTGTATGGAGAGAGATGTTTTCATCCTTATCGATCAAGGGATTAGCGAGAAAATTGATGAGAAAATAATTGAAAATAATCAGGACTATTCATCAGAGTATAGTATAGAGAGATCGTTTGAGGAATTGCTGAAACATTATATAACAAAAATATCCATAAGCTGTTGTTCAGAGTCTCGAAATTTTCTTTGAGATTCTAGTCTATATTTCTCTAAAGAATTTTCAAGTTCCTCAAAAGCTTGTTCTAAATCTACCCCATCAAGTGCCACCATTAGACTTTCTTGATTATCCGATATAGTTCCTTTTGTTATACCTTCTTCAATAGCTTTTTCAAAGTTGGTTTTGATCTTTTCCATAAGATTATCAAATTATATAAAATATCTAATAACTTCTAGCAAAGAGTACTCTTTGTGAGCTTGGTTTACCTGTTTTGATACAAGTTCCTGGTTGGAAGATTTGGTCAGCATGATCATAGGTTTCTCCTTGGAGTGGGATACATCTGGTTACTGCTTTGCATTCTTCTTTGATGAGAGCCTCTGTTTCTGGTGTTCCATCTCGGTGAGCGAAAACGAATTTCCCATCATCAAGAGCTTGTTGGAATTCTTCATAGTTTTCTACAAAAACTGTTTTTTCTGACCTCATATTCTTGTTCTGTATAAGAAGATTGTTTTGGATATCATAGAGAGTATTCATGACTTTTTCTGCTACTTGTTCAAGTGGAATAAGTTCTTTCTTACCAGTATCTCTACGGAAGATTTCAACGAGACCTTGTTCCATTTCTTTCTTACCTATCGTCAGTCTCACTGGCACACCTTGAAGTTCATATTCATTAAACTTCCAACCTGGGGTTTTAGCATCGTCATCATCAAATTTGATAGTAATATCTCTTATAAATGGTTTGACTTCCATAAGAATCGTAAATTTTTCATTACTGAGTTTATCTTGCACTGGTCGAATATATTCTTGAATAGCAGTCAGATCTTCTTGTGTTTTGAAAAATGGCACAATCACGACATGAAGTGGTGCAACTGCTGGAGGAAGTACAAGACCTTTGTCATCACTATGTGACATAATTAATCCTCCCATAGAACGAGTACTGAGACCTCGAGAAGTCGCATAGGCGTATTCTTTTTCATTGTTTTTGTTCAAGAACTGTACATCGAATGCTTTCCCAAAACTTTGCCCAAGGTAGTGTGAAGTAGCAATTTGTAGCGCTTTACCATCTTGCATCATAGCTTCTACACAGTAAGTGTTTTCTGCTCCAGCAAAACGTTCTGATTCAGATTTTTCACCTTTTATACCAGATATAGCAAGCACTCTTTCGAAGAAATTATTATAGACATTCCACATTTTTTTTGTTTCTTCAAGTGCTTCTTGAGGTGTAGCATGAGCAGTATGTCCTTCTTGCCAGAGGAACTCAGCCGTTCTGAGAAAAAGTCTTGTTCTCATTTCCCATCTCACAACATTCGCCCATTGATTTACGAGTATTGGAAGATCACGATACGACTGAATCCAGTCTTTATAGGTATTCCAAATAATAGTTTCTGACGTAGGACGAACGATAAGCTCTTCATCAAGTTTCGCTTCAGGATCGACAACTATCTCGCCAGTTGTTTCATCCTTTTTTAATCTATAATGCGTTACAATAGCTGATTCGGTTGCAAATCCTTCGACATGTTTTGATTCTTTGGTGAAGAATGACTTCGGGATAAAGAGTGGGAAATAAGCATTACTGTGACCAGTAGCTTTAAATGATGCATCGAGAATACTTTGTATGTTTTCCCAGATAGCGTATCCATACGGTTTGATAACCATACACCCACGGACAGCAGAGTGTTGTGCAAGATTAGCCTGTTCTACCAGTTCGTTATATCGAGCAGAGAAGTCAGTGTTGCGAGGAGTAAGTGCCATGATGAAGTTAGAAATTATTTATTAAAAGCTTTACTAAAGGTGAGAGAAATCATTATACGTTACAATTCTTGTAAGATTTTTGTCGGTATCAATATCAAGAATAGTGAGACCTGTATTCTCTATAGGCATAAAATGTCATAGATAATCAGATCAGTGTATATTCAGATGATGGGAAAGATATTCTCTGAGTGTGCTTCCATGTGATATGATACCTATAGTTTGTTGGTCTGTATGTATAATATTATTATCTAAGAAGGCTTGAACTCTTTGCACGATTGCTGTGCTGTGCTCAATCTCAGTATCATGATTATAATAGTCAGACATATATTCATATCCAGCTTTCTTGGATATAGTACGTAAATGTTCTATAGGTCTTCCTTCATATAATCAGAAATATCTTTCTCTTAATTTGGTATCTGTTTGTACCACAATGAGATTTGGTTGATATGATGCAATGATTTGTGCTGTATCATAGGCACGAGAGAGATCGCTCGATCGTATACTATTAAATTGTATATTGCTTAATTTTTTGGCTAATGTATGAGCTTGTTCTTTTCATTCTTCGCTTAGTAGATCATCCATCTGTCCATTTAGAATATCTGCTATGTTTCGTTCTGTTTTTCAATGACGAATAAGATAAAGACGCATCATAGAGAGAAGAATTAAATTATTATGTTATATAATAGGTATTTGGATTGCTTTTGCAATTTAAAGTAAAAGAAAAACTCCCTATCAATTTAGGGAGAATTTAGAATGATTAATCATACTGTTTCAGCTCTTTCTCAAGATTCACTTGTTTTCTACCAATTTTTTCAAATTGATTTTGTACTTTAGAAAATTGTTTCTTTTTTTTCTCTAATTCTAATGACAATAAGTATTTAGAATAGAGTAATAATTTGATCTGATTTGGCTTCCACTCAAACTTGATGAAACTCATGATAAATGTTGATAATATCATGATACTATTCACTATAATATTGAATGTACTATCAAATGATAAAAACTTAAAGTTTTTGGATTGGGTTAATAGATATATAATCAATACTAAGCAAATGTAATATTGAATATGTACATTTTTATTCCAACGAAGAGCATCTTTTGCTTTTTTTTCTTGTTCTTGTGTCATAATTTTCTTTTTTTAGTTTAACAATTTATTTTTATTTTCCAAAATATACTGATTTATTTTTATAAAGTCAATATTAATTATATAGCTTATTGTGTTGGTCTTCCAGTCTTTCTTTCTGAATTTTTTTGACTTCATCTCGTGCAAGATCAGAAGATGATTTATCCGTTTTATCTATGACTGCAGAAGTTCTTTCATGAAATTTATCATATGATTTTTGTAAGATTGTTTGAGTATCAGAGATATATCATTGAGTTTCGAGTAATGTAAGAAAATTCATATAGTTCCAAAAAATATCTCAGAGCTCATCTTCAAGATATATCTGATTCTGCAGTTTTAGCTCTTCATCAACTTCCTGGACTTCGTTCAAGAGACCTTGTAGTCGATGCTTAGGTTCTCAGAGACTGAGTCCACTGATGTTTTTCTGTCGTTCTTGTTTTTGTTGGATAAGTGCGATATATTGTTCTATAAATGTATCCATAATGAATGCCAGGAGATGAATAAAATTATATCTTCACAATATAGGTTTCTTTACTTTCTTTACGACAGGCTTTGGGTTTGAAGATTTTGATATGAGCAGCTCATCGTCTCTCGCGACAGTAGGACACAAGATCTTCGAATCCTGGTCACATAAATACTTTTATGGTAAATTTCCCATGAGGTTTCAAAAGCTGTTCATACATCCACATAGTTTCCATAACAAGACTACATGATCTGAGGGCATCGGTTCCCTTATTTCCTACCGTATCAGGAGCCATATCGGAGATGATAACATCACAACCTCACCCCAACCCCTCGTCCTTGATAGGAGAGGGGGTAATAACTCACTGAGAAGCGAGTATGGTTTTTACCGCTTCTTGATCTGTGATGTCTTGGACAAAGGTTTTCGTAAAAGGGAGATTGATTTCTACTTTTTTGAGATCAAAACCTATGAGTAATGATTCTTGTTTTCATTTATTTTTTGCTAATCTCTTACTGGTATATTGTAATCGTGAACCTGGAGCACAACCAATATCAATCACTGTACGTACATTCTTGTCAAAAAAATTAAATTTTTCATCAATTTCTTGAAGTTTAAAAGCACTACGAGCGACATATCCCTCTTTTTTTGCGAGACGAAAGTAATGATCTTGGATGGATAACATGCATTGATAAGGTTTATAAAGTAACGAATTTTTATTTGGTGGCTGTGATGATACAGACGGGAGGCAAATTTCGAAGGTGTCGTCTTTGTGTGATAGATATAAAATGAGGATTGAGGAATTGCTTAGCATAAGAACTATATTGTCCTGTAATGAATGTTCCTCAAGGTTTCAGTGCTTGGTAGCTTTTTTGTATAATATTTGCAACAGTTGTTTTTTCGATAAGGCTCATTGGTATAGTACTAATAATGGTATCAACTGATGCTTGTTCAATATATCTATCGATCTGTTCACAAGAGAGATAATAGATAGTCAGTCTAGGATCAGTGATTTTTTGAAGATGAGATTCAAAATCTTTTTTATTGATTTCAAAACAGATAAGCTGACCATCAGGTGAGAGTTGATCGAGTATAAGTTTGGTTATATTTCCATCACCTGGTCCAAATTCAATAATAGATTTTGTTTGAGATCGGTCTATTTCTTTAAAGATATCTCTTATACTACTTTTACTATATCTACTTATAGCGCCTGTAGTTTTTGGGGATTTTATTATAGCTTCAAACATAGTCAAAAAGTCTCTAAAAATTTGCAAAAAAAAATAATCTGATTACACTATAGTTATTAGATGAGTTGCTTCAAGTGGAAGTCAAAACTTTATCGTTATGATACCTGATTAGTATGGCACGATGAGATATTTATAAAATTGTACAAGAAGATAATATCAATACCAAAGAATGACTTGGTAAGCATTTGCATGATGATAAAAAAGAAAAATTAGAACAACAAGTCGATCATCGACTTATGCACGGTAATGACATACTCAAACAGGATAGAATACTCGACACGACTTTCAGAAAAAATGATCTTTTTAAATCTTTATGACAAGATAGTCATGATGATAAGACTATTGATTTTGATAGAAAGCGTGGTGTAGCCCTTAAAAAGGCTGATGAAGATAAAGATGGAGATTTAGAACTTCATGAATATAATAAACACAAAGAGAAACTTGCAGATGTTTTTGTAGAAAGTCAAAAAGAACAGCAAAACCCTATTGTGCAAGAGTTTGAAGAGAGTAAAAAAGAATACTATGCTGACTTGGACGCTGTAGATGCTACGGAGAAGAAGCTTTTATTTAATGAAGTATCGGATCAATTAGCTGATGCAAAAGGAAGTATTATATCTTGAAATGCTAATAAAGAGATGATAGCAGGTAATGCAAGGAATGAAATAGTCGCAGGTAATGCAGTGAATGTGGTTGCAACCAATGGTAAAACGCCAGAGGAATATGCTGCGACAGATCCTTTTGCTTATGCTCAAGAATATATTAGACAACAAAATATCTTGAGATGAGTTTTGGCTTAGTTTATATAAAAATTTTAATAAAATACTTTTTTACCAGTTAAATGTATTTTAAATAATATTATTTCATAAAATAAAAGTATTTTCATATAGTGAATGACTTTATTTTGATATGTAAAGTTAGTATAGTGTATCGTATCCCAAGAAGGGATTCGTTTTATTTTAGGAAAAAACTCCTAAAATAAGTTCATTAACAAATTAATAAAACAAAAGAACCTATGAAGTAATAAAAAATTTTTTGCATGATCTCACAGTATCACATAGATGCTGCATGCGTATGAATCTCCGTGTTGGTTTGGAGATGAGACAATAATCAACAAGAATAAAACAAAAAGTAAATACAACAAATTCATTATGAAAAATCGTAACAACGATCAACAAATTGCTTATTTTGAGTTAGGGGAAGAAAAAATCCCAATTTCAGTAGAGGCAAGACAAGAAGAAATAAATTCTCTTCTTGAAAAAATTGAGAAAAGCCAACATTGTGTTGGTGTGAAATTAAATCCTGCATGGGAAACTCTTTCGAAAAAATATCCTCAATTAGAGGAAAAAGTTTTGGAGAGATCTTGTTATGCAGTAAATGCAGCAACTTGTTAAAAAATGGGCAACAGCAGTCTGAAGAAAAAAAACAATTAATAAAATAAAAAATTAAAAAATTAAAAT
It encodes:
- the proS gene encoding Proline--tRNA ligase, with product MALTPRNTDFSARYNELVEQANLAQHSAVRGCMVIKPYGYAIWENIQSILDASFKATGHSNAYFPLFIPKSFFTKESKHVEGFATESAIVTHYRLKKDETTGEIVVDPEAKLDEELIVRPTSETIIWNTYKDWIQSYRDLPILVNQWANVVRWEMRTRLFLRTAEFLWQEGHTAHATPQEALEETKKMWNVYNNFFERVLAISGIKGEKSESERFAGAENTYCVEAMMQDGKALQIATSHYLGQSFGKAFDVQFLNKNNEKEYAYATSRGLSTRSMGGLIMSHSDDKGLVLPPAVAPLHVVIVPFFKTQEDLTAIQEYIRPVQDKLSNEKFTILMEVKPFIRDITIKFDDDDAKTPGWKFNEYELQGVPVRLTIGKKEMEQGLVEIFRRDTGKKELIPLEQVAEKVMNTLYDIQNNLLIQNKNMRSEKTVFVENYEEFQQALDDGKFVFAHRDGTPETEALIKEECKAVTRCIPLQGETYDHADQIFQPGTCIKTGKPSSQRVLFARSY
- the pspB gene encoding Putative phosphoserine phosphatase 2; protein product: MRLYLIRHGKTERNIADILNGQMDDLLSEEGKEQAHTLAKKLSNIQFNSIRSSDLSRAYDTAQIIASYQPNLIVVQTDTKLRERYFGLYEGRPIEHLRTISKKAGYEYMSDYYNHDTEIEHSTAIVQRVQAFLDNNIIHTDQQTIGIISHGSTLREYLSHHLNIHGSDYLGHFMPIENTGLTILDIDTDKNLTRIVTYNDFSHL
- the rlmE gene encoding Ribosomal RNA large subunit methyltransferase E → MLSIQDHYFRLAKKEGYVARSAFKLQEIDEKFNFFDKNVRTVIDIGCAPGSRLQYTSKRLAKNKGKQESLLIGFDLKKVEINLPFTKTFVQDITDQEAVKTILASQGVITPSPIKDEGLGGGCDVIISDMAPDTVGNKGTDALRSCSLVMETMWMYEQLLKPHGKFTIKVFMGPGFEDLVSYCRERRGAAHIKIFKPKACRKESKETYIVKI